In Candidatus Vicinibacter proximus, the following are encoded in one genomic region:
- a CDS encoding GxxExxY protein produces the protein MDKLQHKEITEKIIGASFEVHKFLGNGFQEVIYQRALAYEMRKSGLEFAREIEQDIFYKELEEPIGTRRADFVVEGKVLVELKALTKLEDVHLAQALNYLKAYRLEIGLLINFGSKSLEFKRLILSLK, from the coding sequence ATGGATAAATTGCAACATAAAGAGATTACAGAAAAAATAATTGGAGCTTCGTTTGAGGTTCACAAATTTCTTGGTAATGGATTTCAAGAAGTTATTTATCAGCGGGCATTGGCTTATGAAATGAGAAAATCCGGACTTGAATTTGCAAGAGAAATTGAACAAGATATTTTTTATAAAGAACTTGAAGAACCTATAGGAACTAGAAGGGCAGATTTCGTCGTGGAAGGCAAGGTACTTGTGGAACTTAAAGCACTCACTAAGCTAGAAGATGTGCATTTGGCCCAAGCGCTAAACTATTTAAAAGCCTATCGGTTAGAAATTGGATTACTGATTAATTTTGGTTCCAAAAGTCTAGAATTTAAACGACTCATACTCTCTCTAAAATAA
- a CDS encoding DEAD/DEAH box helicase family protein encodes MAEKEAKARIKINKLLEESGWSFFDTDKGKATIKLESSIRMDDLGEDFENSKNGYIDFLLVDENQNPIIVLEAKKESLNPLVGKEQARSYAKSQKVKFIILSNGTLHYLWNTETGNPEQIQVFPTLESIKQYYQFNPDPSNLVNEEVKDDYVVLTQLPNYKQIPEFQDLPAGADAQAGEQKKKDLIFNLKLRFLRYYQVEAIKAVQQWVSQGKKRFLLEMATGTGKTLTAAALIKLFYRTGNARRILFLVDRLELEEQVRKDFTNYLKNDLTTVVYKEKKNDWRKAEIVVTTIQSLMVNNKYKSLFSPTDFDLIISDESHRLLGGGNSRALFEYFLGYKLGLTATPKDYLKHLDTDNFDDPRELERRMLLDTYTTFGCESGVPTYRYTLLDGARDGYLRQPIVVDARTDVTTKLLSEQGYGIMVTVASSEQEDILEEVKYKQNHFERKFFSEETNRVFCKTFIENGLKDPISGEFGKSLVFVVSQNHAAKLAQLLNEYAHQLFPGKYQSDFAVQVTSNVQNSQQMTVDFSNDKLLGFSHFAKANEMLESYKTSKARVCVTVGMMTTGWDCPNILNLGLMRPIFSPTEFIQIKGRGTRIHKFEHKFKNDLGEDEIISIDKAAFKIFDFFATCEYFEEKYQYDQVLKLPVNADKGDPLPVVDDQTIKPKRDGYEYKEDDRITSWNEQQVDLKGMKVDRMFFQTFDETVKQDSEIVQLVDEGNFDSAEAILKEKYENKPSEFYTLEKLRKSLQIDRKISWRELLELMFFGNQIKGKDDLLSDEFDKFISTNNVADIQDLQGLRYFFYAYITDPSVRQIIDQQDFTELYHNPAFNVEDFNRVPDDMKSKLPYYVKTYVPLQKFV; translated from the coding sequence ATGGCAGAAAAGGAAGCTAAGGCAAGAATTAAGATCAATAAACTACTGGAGGAATCCGGGTGGAGCTTCTTTGATACAGACAAAGGTAAGGCGACCATCAAACTTGAATCTTCCATCAGGATGGACGATTTAGGTGAAGACTTCGAAAATTCCAAAAATGGCTACATTGACTTTTTACTGGTCGACGAAAACCAAAACCCGATCATTGTTTTAGAAGCAAAAAAGGAAAGTTTGAACCCGCTTGTAGGGAAGGAACAAGCGAGAAGTTATGCCAAATCTCAAAAGGTTAAATTCATCATTCTCTCAAACGGCACCCTCCACTATTTATGGAATACCGAAACCGGAAACCCTGAACAAATTCAAGTGTTTCCCACTTTGGAATCCATCAAACAGTATTATCAATTTAATCCCGACCCAAGTAATTTGGTTAACGAAGAAGTAAAGGACGACTATGTCGTACTCACGCAACTTCCTAACTACAAACAAATACCGGAGTTTCAAGATTTACCTGCCGGGGCTGATGCACAGGCTGGCGAACAGAAAAAGAAAGATTTAATTTTCAACCTGAAACTTCGTTTTCTTCGCTACTACCAAGTGGAGGCCATTAAAGCCGTTCAGCAATGGGTAAGCCAAGGTAAAAAAAGATTCTTGCTGGAAATGGCCACAGGAACCGGAAAAACTTTGACCGCCGCCGCCCTCATCAAACTCTTTTACAGAACGGGAAACGCAAGACGTATTTTATTTTTGGTAGACCGCTTGGAATTGGAAGAACAGGTAAGAAAAGATTTCACCAACTATTTGAAAAACGACCTTACCACAGTTGTTTACAAAGAGAAAAAGAACGATTGGCGAAAAGCGGAGATTGTCGTTACGACCATTCAATCACTTATGGTCAACAACAAATACAAATCGCTGTTTTCTCCGACCGACTTTGATTTAATTATATCAGATGAATCCCACCGACTGTTGGGTGGTGGAAACAGCAGAGCGTTGTTTGAATATTTCCTGGGTTACAAATTAGGTTTGACCGCTACTCCAAAAGATTATTTAAAACATTTGGACACCGATAATTTTGACGACCCCAGAGAATTGGAACGTAGAATGTTGCTGGACACTTACACCACCTTCGGTTGTGAAAGTGGTGTCCCAACTTATCGCTATACGCTTTTAGACGGTGCAAGAGACGGATATTTACGTCAGCCGATTGTGGTAGATGCAAGAACAGATGTAACCACCAAACTGTTATCGGAGCAAGGCTATGGTATCATGGTAACGGTTGCCAGCAGTGAACAAGAAGACATTTTAGAAGAAGTAAAATATAAGCAGAATCATTTCGAACGGAAGTTTTTCAGCGAAGAAACCAACCGCGTCTTTTGCAAAACATTTATTGAAAACGGACTTAAAGACCCTATCAGCGGTGAGTTTGGAAAAAGTTTGGTCTTTGTTGTTTCACAAAATCACGCAGCTAAATTGGCCCAGCTGCTCAATGAATATGCTCACCAATTATTTCCAGGAAAGTATCAAAGCGACTTTGCCGTTCAGGTAACTTCCAATGTGCAGAACAGCCAGCAAATGACGGTTGATTTCAGCAATGACAAATTATTGGGCTTTAGCCATTTTGCAAAAGCCAACGAAATGCTGGAATCCTACAAAACAAGCAAAGCCAGAGTCTGCGTAACCGTTGGAATGATGACCACAGGATGGGATTGTCCCAATATTTTAAACCTTGGTCTGATGCGCCCGATTTTTTCGCCCACAGAATTTATTCAGATTAAAGGAAGGGGTACCCGCATCCACAAGTTTGAACACAAATTCAAGAACGATCTTGGAGAAGATGAAATCATTTCCATCGACAAAGCTGCTTTTAAAATTTTTGACTTCTTTGCCACCTGCGAATATTTTGAAGAAAAATATCAATACGACCAGGTATTGAAACTACCTGTAAATGCTGATAAGGGAGATCCTCTACCTGTAGTGGACGACCAAACCATTAAACCAAAACGAGACGGCTACGAGTACAAAGAAGATGACAGAATCACTTCCTGGAACGAACAGCAAGTTGACTTGAAAGGCATGAAAGTGGACCGAATGTTTTTTCAAACTTTTGATGAAACGGTGAAGCAAGATTCCGAAATTGTACAATTGGTAGACGAAGGAAATTTTGACAGTGCTGAAGCAATTCTAAAAGAAAAATACGAAAACAAACCCTCTGAATTTTACACGCTGGAAAAACTGAGAAAATCGCTGCAAATAGATCGAAAGATTTCCTGGAGAGAACTTTTGGAGTTGATGTTTTTCGGTAACCAAATAAAAGGCAAAGACGATTTGCTCAGCGATGAATTTGACAAGTTCATCAGCACCAACAATGTTGCAGACATTCAAGATTTACAGGGATTGCGCTATTTCTTTTACGCTTACATCACTGACCCAAGTGTCAGACAAATTATAGACCAACAAGATTTTACGGAACTCTATCACAACCCGGCTTTTAATGTTGAAGACTTTAACCGCGTACCTGATGACATGAAAAGCAAACTACCCTACTATGTTAAAACGTATGTGCCGTTGCAAAAATTCGTCTGA